The Phoenix dactylifera cultivar Barhee BC4 chromosome 12, palm_55x_up_171113_PBpolish2nd_filt_p, whole genome shotgun sequence genome has a window encoding:
- the LOC103705086 gene encoding tRNA-uridine aminocarboxypropyltransferase 2 — protein MLTIRPGQVLGEATPFPEGGGGAGEGETEEAPAEAPATKGRAVCWDGCGRPSSVCVCDHLPPCPIPTATRVVVLHHPHELRRKLATLPLLSKCLHNLYLVPGRRLRLGSSPLLDSLYRSPSSPTEALFLFPSSDPASPAADLGAWAAETPPADRRNPVLIVFDGTWREAKEMVAASLPFLSQFAVRVSLGCDEGKEGESTFESDLVLRKEPFLGCVSTMEAVARALRVLEPDGAGAEVEARLLAVLRAMVGFQASNLKPMKPRPRLLKKKEIKKKSNEEQLERGK, from the coding sequence ATGCTAACGATTCGACCAGGTCAAGTCTTAGGAGAAGCGACACCGTTCCccgagggcggcggcggcgctggCGAGGGGGAGACGGAGGAAGCACCGGCGGAGGCGCCGGCGACGAAGGGGAGGGCGGTGTGCTGGGACGGCTGTGGCCGGCCGTCGAGCGTGTGCGTTTGCGACCACCTCCCGCCCTGCCCCATCCCCACCGCCACCCGCGTCGTCGTCCTCCACCATCCCCACGAGCTCCGCCGCAAGCTCGccaccctcccccttctctccaAATGCCTCCACAACCTCTACCTCGTCCCCGGCCGCCGCCTCCGTCTCggctcctcccccctcctcgaTTCCCTCTACCGCTCCCCCTCCTCCCCTACCgaagccctcttcctcttccccaGCTCCGACCCCGCCTCCCCCGCTGCCGATCTCGGCGCGTGGGCCGCCGAGACCCCGCCGGCCGACCGGAGGAATCCCGTCCTCATCGTGTTCGACGGGACCTGGAGGGAAGCGAAGGAGATGGTGGCGGCGAGCTTGCCGTTCCTTTCGCAGTTCGCGGTCCGAGTCTCGCTGGGATGCGACGAAGGGAAGGAGGGGGAGAGTACCTTCGAGTCGGATCTGGTGCTGAGGAAGGAGCCATTTTTGGGATGCGTCAGCACGATGGAGGCGGTGGCGAGGGCGTTGCGGGTGCTGGAACCGGACGGCGCCGGGGCGGAGGTCGAGGCGAGGTTGCTCGCCGTGCTCAGGGCGATGGTCGGGTTCCAGGCATCCAATTTGAAGCCCATGAAGCCCAGGCCGAGGTTActgaagaagaaggagatcaAGAAGAAGAGCAATGAAGAGCAGCTCGAGAGAGGTAAGTAG
- the LOC103705085 gene encoding protein RETICULATA-RELATED 4, chloroplastic-like — protein sequence MAAAASAAASSNLRFPSNPHRSSRFQPPSSAVRFLSPAIPPRLRISLSRPARRPLLAGSGGTGGGGLGNTGGGGGGEDGDSSGKNQTEALLALTELGRSLDSLPKDLAAAVEAGRIPGAIVHRFAELEKSPIFRWLLQFGGFKERLLADDLFLAKVAMECGVGIFTKTAAEWERRRENFFKELDFVFADVAMAIVADFMLVWLPAPTVSLRPPLAFSAGPIAKFFYSCPENAFQVAIAGTSYSFLQRVGAIVRNGSKLFAVGTGASLIGVGITNALINARKALDKNFAGEAEDVPILSTSVAYGVYMAVSSNLRYQILAGLIEQRILEPLLHNHKLVLSASCFAVRTGNTFLGSLMWVDYARWVGVQKIRE from the exons ATGGCGGCCGctgcctccgccgccgcctcctccaaCCTCCGCTTCCCCTCCAACCCCCACCGCTCGTCCCGCTTCCAACCCCCATCCTCCGCCGTCCGATTCCTCTCCCCCGCCATCCCTCCCCGCCTCCGGATCTCCCTGTCCCGCCCCGCCCGGCGCCCCCTCCTCGCTGGATCCGGGGGGACCGGCGGCGGCGGGCTCGGGAacaccggcggcggcggcggcggagaggaTGGGGACTCGAGCGGGAAGAACCAGACGGAGGCGCTCCTCGCGCTGACGGAGCTTGGCCGGTCTCTGGACAGCCTCCCTAAGGACCTCGCGGCGGCCGTGGAGGCTGGGAGGATCCCCGGGGCGATCGTGCACCGCTTCGCCGAGCTCGAGAAGTCGCCGATCTTCCGGTGGCTGCTCCAGTTCGGGGGATTCAAGGAAAGGCTTTTGGCTGATGACCTCTTCTTGGCTAAGGTTGCCATGGAGTGCGGCGTCGGTATCTTCACCAAG ACTGCTGCAGAGTGGGAGCGTCgcagagagaattttttcaAAGAATTAGATTTTGTTTTTGCAGATGTG GCGATGGCCATAGTTGCTGATTTTATGCTCGTTTGGCTCCCTGCTCCAACTGTTTCTCTTCGACCACCCCTTGCATTCAGTGCTGGACCTATTGCCAAGTTCTTTTACAGCTGCCCTGAAAATGCTTTTCAG GTTGCTATTGCTGGAACCTCATACTCATTCTTGCAGAGAGTTGGTGCAATTGTG AGGAATGGGTCAAAGCTATTTGCTGTTGGGACTGGTGCATCTCTG ATTGGTGTTGGTATAACAAATGCCTTGATTAATGCCAGAAAGGCATTGGACAAGAATTTTGCGGGTGAAGCAGAGGATGTCCCTATATTGTCAACTAGTGTCGCCTACGGTGTCTATATGGCAGTGTCAAGTAACCTCAG GTATCAGATACTGGCCGGGTTAATAGAACAGCGGATCTTGGAGCCATTGCTACACAACCACAAACTTGTTTTAAGTGCATCATGCTTTGCAGTTCGTACTGGAAACACATTTTTGGGATCCCTAAT GTGGGTTGACTATGCTCGCTGGGTAGGAGTCCAGAAGATTCGGGAGTAG